ggtgttaccggaaggggtTGAAGATctgacggtgtattgtgatgcctcaattAGTGGGCTCatatgtgttcttatgcaaagggttaAGGTGATTGCCTACGCCTTAAGATAACTAAAAGAGCACGAAAAGAACtacctgactcatgatcttgagttggcagcggtggTTCAAGCGTTGAGAATTTGGTGCCATTACCTATTTGGTGTTAAatgtacgatttatttggatcataagaacttaaaataTTTCTTTGTTCAACATGACTTAAACAACCCTCAACGTCGATGGTTGGATTTATTGAAGGACTATGATTGCAAAATACTGTACCATTCGGGTAAGGCTAATGTGGTCGAggatgcattgagtcgaaagaACCAAATTCCGAGTAAGCAAATAAAGTCGTTGCGAACGGTCCTTTTGAATGATTTTTTTGAGAAACTTGGGGAGGTTCAAATTGAGGCGTTTGTTAATTTTAAGCGTGATGAGCAGATTCAAGGGCAAACGGAGTAGATCGTTTTAGGCCCACATGGGTTGTTGTCTTTCAAAGGTCGGGTGTGGGTGCCAAAATTGGGTGGTCATCAAGAGGTGCTACTCGATGAGGTGCATAAATcgaaatattctattcatccgggtgcgacaaaaatgtatcttgatttgaagaaagtgtATTGGTGGCCTGGTATGAAGCGAGACGTTGTTAAGCatgttgagcaatgtgttacttgtttgcaagttaaggctgagcaccaaaagccttatGGTATGGTGCAACCGTTGGAAATTTCGAAATGGAAGTGGGAGCatgttaccatggattttatcactaaattgccgaaAACAGCGAAAACtcaatatgatacaatttgggtgatcGTCAATATATTGACGAAAATTTCCTTGTTTCTTCCCATACGAGAGGCAATTTCGTTGGAACTTTGGCAAGGTTGTTCATTAAGGAGGTGGTATCGACACACCGGGTTCCGGTGTTGattgtttcagatcgagatacgCGTTTCACTTCTCGATTTTGGGGTAAGTTTCATGAAGAGATGGGTACTCAAGTGAATTTAAGCACCGCATATCatactcaaacggatggtcaaagtgaaagaaccatcaaaacgttggaggatatgcttcgattatgtgtaattgattttggtggaagttgggatgagcattttccATTGGTGGAATTTTCGTATATTACCATGCTTGTATTGGAATGGCACCATACAAAATACCTTTATGGAAGGAAAtgccgaaccccgatttgttggggcgaggtgGGTCAAAAGGAAGTTGGTGGTACTAAGGTGGTTCTTGAGACAAACCAAAAGATAGAGATGAATCGTGATCGCCTCAAAGCatcacaagatcgacaaaagtcgtaTGTGGATAAATGTAGGCGATCGATTGAGTTCccagaaggtgatatggtgatgcttaagatgTCGCCATGGAAGAGTGTAATTCGGTTATGAAAGCTGGGGAAGcttgctcctcggtttattgggccatttaaagtgttggcacgtgttggtgaagtAGCCTATCGGTTAGAGTtactcgaagagcttgcggggatccataacacatttcatgttttctATCTTCGCAAGTACCTTCCGGATGACTCGATGTGGGTACCGCTAAATAAGATTACTCTAAACAACAAACTAGAGTATGTGGAAGAGCCGATTGTGATTCTTGACGAAAAGGTTAAAGAGATTCGGAATAAGAGAATTCGGACTTATAAGGTGCAATGGCGTCACCGAAAGGGGTCCGAGTGTATTTGGGAATCTGAGGATCTTGTGCTAGAACATCTTCCATCGTTACATGCCGTTTGGATAGTGGGAACGCGATCAGGTCCAAGTGGGGGAGATTGTAACAGCTTGTAACCACCAGAACTGGTCACATGTCGCGTCGCGACTTCAGCCTTATTCTGGTGGgactattttgtaaataatttaaataagtttGCGGACTAGATATCAATTTTGTATGGCCAAATGGGACTGTTCTAAATCAGATTGTTGAGCTCACTTAGTCATTTTCACCTTCACCAAAACACTCCCAAAGTTAGTGTGAGAAAGTCCTAGTGAGagaaagtttagttcttgtgaAGAAGAAGCTCAATCCAACCCAAAGTATAGTTGATTATGGCTTGTTATGTGTAATTTGATTTAGGTGACTCGAAGTTGGTTGATTGTGAAGCTCAAGCTTTGATTGTAACTCATCAAGTTGATTAAAATGAGTGGAATACTTATGCATTTATGTATATGGTTTACTTTCTTGAGTTTGATGTGGTTTAGTGAATCCAAGTTTGTCAGTTTCACTAGAGTGATTTCCAAGTGTGTCGGTTTCACTCAAGTTCGTGTGTTCGATACCACATGGGTTATATGGTGTATATCATGTGTTCGTGTCACCATGGGTTGAATGGTGTATATCGTGTGTTCAGATTACCATAGGGTTGGTGAATATCGTGTGTTCGTGTCACCAATGGTTGTTGTGAACAATCGGTGGTCTTTTGAAAAACCACTCCCTTATGCTAATGGTTAACCATGAAGTGTTGGATTATAATATTGTGTTTAGCATGCTAATTTGGATTACTTGTGCTATGTGGATGTGGTGCTAAGTGTATATACATACGTATTGATTTGTTGTGGTAAATCGATTCGGAAagttgtatgtatatatgtatatttattcttCTCAcaaagcattgcttaccctcgttGCTCTACTCTTTTTATAGATTCTTGCATTTCGGAGGATAAGGGTAAGGGCTTGGCTTAGCTTCCGTGTTGGTGGTTTTGGGAAGAAACGATTTTGGTAAAGGTCCCGACGGTCATGCTCTATTTTGGGTCATTTTGGTGTATTGGGTCGTAATATACACTTTGTTAAATTGTGGGGATTGAGTTCCCAGTGGTGTAAACTTGTAacatgttatattttgaaccataCTCAGCTTTTAAGCAGGTTGTCATGAATTAAGACTTGTGATGTTGGAAAATACTTGTGTTTGAAATTGTTGCAAACAGGAATTTGACCAAGCatgaggtcgcgccgcgaccctccACAATCACGACACGACTTGCAGTGTAAATTGAAAGTCGACCTTAATTTAAGGATCAGACCATCTGGCATAGTGGGAGGTCGCGATGCGGATTGGTAATGGAAAAGATGGTCTGGACTGGTTATTACATTCGGCATTGAAAGTATACGTGGGATCGCTCCACGACCATTTTGGCCCGCAACGCGATGGtagcttttataaaaaaaatgtgaGTCATTTTCGGTATCGGGTTTGGGTCATTTCAAACCTGGCGGGCTTGATAGTGTACCTCACTTTAAAGACATAATCACCACTTCATGAACAATCACTTACGAGGAAAATATTGAACATTGGGTAATGAAGAGATCATACCTCAAAAATCCCAATAACATTAAACCTAGTGCCTCACAGACCTCGGTCAAATAAAAGTCAAAGGCAGGAAAACCTCTCTCAAATTTACCGGCCATATATCTAACTAATGAGGGAAAACTTTGCATTCAAAGGTGTAAGTAGGCATTTTAGAAAAGTCAACTAATCCTTCTAAAGTTGCATTGAGAAATAGCTAAACCCTAAAAGGAGCCATTGCCCTACTACAAATAGAGAGGCATAAACTCTAGAAATGACATGCTCTCATCTACATACATGATGCACACATATACTCTCTTTTATGTATTGGTGGTGTAAAGTAAGGACTGACCTTACTACCTTCGGGGAACCGCCAACAAAAGTGTAAACTCTTTTACATTCACCTTTCTCATCCACCTTCGTGATTAGGATTACCTAGCTTTGTCTCTTCGATGGGGCTCGCCAGAAAgtgtataaacatatataaaaaTCAACTTACAGTATTCCGTTAAGTATTACTCTGTTTTACTTTTTACAAGAACACTTTTTTTGGAACGAAATTTTTTTATTAAAGGAACTCTCAAGAAAGGCACTAGAAGAGCATTACAAAGGATGAAGAAGTCAATTGTTCCAATTAGAAACATGTCTTCCTCTACATTTAATCCATACAAACGGAGAAAATCTAATAGAATAAAAAATACAAGATTTTTTAATAGAATTTTCATTGAACAACGAACAATCCATAATCACCATAACATCCACAAAGTTGCTACCACGATGGAGAGAAGACTAGTCCTTGAATCGGTATTGACGATCTTGATTGATGGATAATTGACGGTATAAAATGGATGATTTCAAATTTTTATGCAGGTTCGGGTCTGAGGATGATTTTAGATGTAGACTCGATTACCCAACTTGTAtgctcgaaaaagaccgaatccaTATACCCTACATGTTAAATTATAGATAACATACGTATATTATTATCGACAAAATTGCTTAAATCATCtttgtgttatttttttttttttttgccttttcaTCCCTCACAAATTTATAACGGTCTTAATTGATGGATTCAGAGTGAAATTAAGTACACATGATAATGTAAGAGCAAGAACATATAAGTCAACAGAATATGCACATAAAcacgtatacatatatattcatacatatatattcatacatatattacaatctcgatataagCGCAACAAGTTACTAAGAGGATGACTGGTCTCGTCTGCTATATCTCTTAAATTGTTGATATGCACATAAGTTAAATTTAACGGGGCAGTTAACTTTCGTTAGAACCAGAATGTAAATGAGAATAAATAATGTTTTTATGAATTACTAATGGAGTTATAAATTGTGAGGGATGGAAAAAGCAAAAAAAGAATAACACAAAAATGATTTAAGCAATTTTGTCCACTATACGTATGTTATCTATAATTTAACATATAGGGTATATGAATTCTGTCTTTTTTTGAATATATGACTATATGAGTTGGTTAATCGAGTCTACATCTAAAATCGTCCAAAGATCCGCACCCTCATAAAAAATTGAAATCATCCAAATACTCGGACCTAACCCATAGACCTGATTCGTATCCGGATCAAAAATCATCGAGTACGGATATTTTTTGTCATCAGTATCCGTAGATACACACAATGTCAACTAAAATTAATTCATATCATCAATTAAAATTAATACTCCGTATAATCAATTGATACCatcaactaaaattataattattccTCTAAATTCTTAAATACGTTGAAAGGACCAGTTATTAATATCACCAATTAAAACTAGTTGCTTCTTAAAGTCCAAGAATTAATCACAGATGTTGACAGTTGTGTTAAATGAGAGAAGAAAGAAGCGTTATAATAAGGTGCATAAGGTTGAGGTTTTTTTTTATGCACTAGGTTGGGCTTTTATCATGTGCTTGTCAACCTAAAACCCTAAAAAGTATTTGTAGCTCAGTGTTTTCACGACCACTTAATATATTGAAAAGTTCAATTGAGAAGCAACGAAACGAGAAAATTGCGTCGATGGTCCTTCATGTTTGTATTAAATTGCATGGTAAGCCTTTTTTTTTCCGACCTAGATGACCCTCAACTATCAACTTTTGACACGGATGACCCTACCACTAACATCCGTTAGTTTTTGGACGTTAAGTACGCTCACATGCCAAGCACGTGGGGGCAGTTTCGTTCACAcactttttcttttcattttccataATCTTTCCTCATCTTCATCTCTATCCCAAATTTATAAACCCTAATCAAATTAAAAGAAAACTCCAAACGAACTTCATTCTTTCCCTGACACCATTTTGTTCGAGCATATTGGAGACTTCTTTCCATTGTTATTTTAAACCAAATGCATAAGTTTGATCCAACCGTTCTGTTATCTACATAAAACAACAAATTTGTGACGAAAAAGATAATTTTATATGGGGCCTACTTCACAACAAACAATATCAATAATTTTTCCAACGAAACCAAATATCCAAATATTTACTAAAATCAAAAGTCAGTTCAATCTTCGTGAAATCCCCACATCAAAGAGGATTGGAAACAGTAACCATAAATTCAAAATCATATATACAAATCCACAAGTGATTTTATTTTCAGTTTATTATCATATTCATAAACCTGGATACTTTCATATTATTGGTTTATTACCATCTTCAATATCAACATTTTAAGCAACAAGAACCTCATCTCTCACACCCAAATCAAAATCGCAAAGACAATTTCGACATCCTCGCCCTCATATCTGCAAAATATGACATGTCGTTTGTATGATCCATAGGCGGCGAAGAGGTTTTTCGATAAAGACGGCTTGCGGCAGGAGGGTTTTTCCTGCTACGACGGAGTTTTTCGATGCATCGAGCTCAGGCCGGCGACGGTTACGGTGATGGGTATTGAAATTTGTAACACTTGTGGGTTATGGTGGATGCTTACAAGATTCATTTGGTGATTTATTGAGTAAAGAATAGATCATCAATGATGTTAATAATGTTGATCAATACATCGATGTTGCTTCATGGGTCTTTAAATTTGTATTGTATTTGTGTATCAAGGGATGGGTGTGTACCAATTAGTTCTCAATGTGCATCAGTTAGTTTAAAACTGTGAATCACAAGTTTTTACTTTAAAACTTAGTTATCTATGTTTGTATATTAAAGATCAATGGTTATTGAATCAATTAATTGTAAAAGTAAATGGTTTTAGTTGTTAATTTTAGTTTTGTGGACTGTGTATCATGTCCGAAAAATTATTACTGCATCATAATTATTGTTCATCACTTGATTAACGATTATGTATCGTTGATAGGATTAAATTAATTGCACAGCAAAAAACTTCAATATCTTTGATGATATTCATACACTTGTTAGCATCAAGATAATAAAacgtttatttatatttatatatttatatacttatatatttatatttattaaagtgTGTAGACGAAACTGCGTGAGCGTACTTAGCGTTCATAAATTAACGGGTGTTAGTGATTGGGTCATCCTTGTCGAAAGTTGATAGTTGAGAGTCATCTAGGTCGAAAAAAAAGAAAAGGGTATACCATGCAATTTTGTCCAACGAAAAAAAGAACTACAAGAACCAATCAAAACTATCAACCGACTGATGTGATTGATTGATATTATAAACAAAATTAAATTAATGGCATTAATGTAGTATAATTAATTCAAATGGCATGCTATAGATATTAGTCACTTCGGTTTTAATTTTTTCCCGTTTATTCGGTCCATTTTAGTAGCTTATGAAGATGTTGAAGGAAAAACTCTAAATGGAaaccaaatttagttttaaaactgAAATTGAGTTCAATTTCAAAACTAAAACCTGAAATGAAAATCAAAATTGAATTCGGTTCGGTTTCGATTAAATCCGATAAGCCAAAAAATAATAATGCGACTTTTGATTGTAAAATCAAATTTTTCGTCttcatatattaattatttattaataatatattattaactattaatatattattaattgaatTCAATTTTAAATTCGATTTTCGGTTAAACCAAATTCGCAAAAGTAAAACTGAGGAATTGAAAACCAATTCAAATTTTGAAACTTTAATGCAAATACCCCCTAGAGTGAGGCTCGGTTACAAGACGTCCGCAACTTCCGAGAACCAGAAATGAAATTTAAAGGAAAATATTTTGTAGTTAATGGGGATCGAATCCCTCGACCTTTCTTATAGGAAATCATGTCATACCAATTCACCAACACCTTGATGTTTATGTGTCTTCATTTGTACAACTTTCGAATAATATTATATTACACAATCAATAAACTTTCTAAAGACAAATTAAAACAGTTATTTTCAGACGAAATGAGTATCAAACATCATTAAACTTGTCAATTTATCTTTGTTTATTATTCTTAGTTACTCATATTTAAAAAATTTCAGTTAAAATTActttaaataaaagaaaaattgACTTTTTTAAAGGACAATCACTCGATAAATATAAAGCAAGGTTGACTTTTATAATACAcatcttaaattaattaaaatttataCTAGGTAGAATGgagtaatataattaaaataaatgatAACTATAGTGTTTTAGGGTAATGATTAAGCCttctaattttaaaaatattttagataaaacttattattcttattagtaactTGGACTTCTATATTTAAGTATGAAAAGTAGATTATAGTAtgaaaaattaacattttataatttaagaggtatatatatatatatatatatatatatatatatatatatatatatatatatatatatatatatatatacactaggttTTTGAGTCTGTGCATTGCACGcgtgtgtaaaaaaccgtgcaaaaaatgtaacttacagttcatattgatatgtaaataacgatattaaaaaacagaaaaagtataagtattATTTAAGATCCCGTagtgttaacaaattttaaaaattcttttgagtttaagagcccgtgctattgacaaattttaaaattcttTTTGAGTTTCTGAGCCcttggtgttgacgaattttaaaagttcttttgagtttaagagcccgtggtgttgacacaTTTTAAAAGTGGTTTTGTGTGGTGTTAGTAACTAAATGTCTATAATTTTTTTTaaaccattaatatctttttaatatataaattatatactacgtaatatttatagtacattaaaaatttgtcatggaacgtaacattagtaaagtataagttatattattttagaattattatatacaattattttttgaataaaaatgTAACCCGATAGTTTAATTTTAGAAAACTTGTTA
This genomic window from Rutidosis leptorrhynchoides isolate AG116_Rl617_1_P2 chromosome 2, CSIRO_AGI_Rlap_v1, whole genome shotgun sequence contains:
- the LOC139889211 gene encoding uncharacterized protein, encoding MLVLEWHHTKYLYGRKCRTPICWGEVGQKEVGGTKVVLETNQKIEMNRDRLKASQDRQKSYVDKCRRSIEFPEAYRLELLEELAGIHNTFHVFYLRKYLPDDSMWVPLNKITLNNKLEYVEEPIVILDEKVKEIRNKRIRTYKVQWRHRKGSECIWESEDLVLEHLPSLHAVWIVGTRSGPSGGDCDSKLVDCEAQALIVTHQVD